A single Mixta calida DNA region contains:
- a CDS encoding OmpA family protein, whose translation MEKRMLVNRKILSWLMCLLFISAAWNTGAHAQEPQKKTPWVLDAPPGENQWITEKSRARVIVFRLARDKEALANKPLNIFLNGSYHASLLPEHQAIALSLCPGTKELGVTLGKIDADSDDLARSTQKTPRLEPETLYFYQVAVDNNGKIFARWVDRDQAKEVLAHVKVQTHTLSRVADSQSCPSSVYSINASALFKLNQYERSGMLPGAMQSIQRLAEQMQKDYSSLDKIIVNGYADPTGNNDKNQLLSQQRAQTVALLLSESGLPIDIITAQGMGASNLIVADCHQRHLNRQQVADCNQPNRRVEVEVYGLKNL comes from the coding sequence ATGGAAAAGAGAATGCTTGTGAACAGGAAAATATTATCATGGCTGATGTGTCTGTTATTTATCAGCGCTGCCTGGAATACCGGTGCTCACGCACAGGAGCCGCAGAAAAAAACACCATGGGTATTGGATGCTCCGCCGGGAGAAAATCAGTGGATTACGGAAAAATCGCGCGCGCGCGTCATTGTTTTCCGCCTGGCGCGCGACAAAGAAGCTCTGGCCAATAAGCCCCTTAATATATTTCTTAACGGCAGTTATCATGCCAGTCTGTTGCCGGAACATCAGGCTATTGCCCTGTCGCTTTGTCCCGGAACGAAAGAACTGGGCGTCACGCTGGGAAAAATAGATGCCGATAGCGACGATCTCGCCCGCTCGACGCAAAAAACGCCGCGGTTAGAACCAGAGACGCTCTATTTCTATCAGGTCGCCGTTGATAATAACGGGAAAATATTTGCCCGCTGGGTCGATCGCGATCAGGCGAAAGAGGTGTTGGCGCATGTGAAGGTGCAGACTCATACGCTTTCGCGCGTAGCGGATAGTCAGAGCTGCCCCAGCAGCGTTTACAGCATCAATGCTTCAGCACTTTTTAAGCTGAACCAGTATGAGCGCAGCGGCATGCTGCCCGGCGCTATGCAGTCTATTCAGCGCCTGGCTGAGCAGATGCAAAAGGATTATTCCTCCCTGGATAAAATTATCGTGAATGGCTATGCCGATCCTACAGGAAATAACGATAAAAACCAGCTACTGTCGCAGCAGCGTGCGCAGACTGTCGCATTATTGCTGAGCGAGTCAGGGCTACCCATCGATATTATTACTGCGCAAGGAATGGGCGCATCAAACCTTATTGTGGCGGATTGCCACCAGCGTCATTTAAATCGACAGCAAGTTGCTGATTGTAATCAGCCAAACAGAAGAGTCGAAGTGGAAGTCTATGGGCTGAAAAATTTATAA
- a CDS encoding helix-turn-helix transcriptional regulator: protein MLSDRESTVLAHYINGEKPKEISHKLNISVKPFPHLSSARSINWASGG from the coding sequence ATACTTTCTGACAGAGAAAGCACGGTTTTAGCTCACTATATTAATGGCGAAAAGCCTAAGGAGATATCACATAAATTAAATATTTCAGTAAAACCTTTTCCACATCTAAGCTCAGCGCGTTCAATAAACTGGGCATCAGGAGGATAA
- the yghX gene encoding YghX family hydrolase: protein MAHLTAEDFPQELLELYDYYAHGMLSKREFLSQAAKYAIGGLTAASLLSLLSPNYALAEQVAFTDPDIHAEYLRYPSPNGHQSVRGYFVRPTASREKMPAVVVVHENRGLNPYIEDVARRVAKAGFIALAPDGLSSVGGYPGNDDKGRELQQQVDQTKLMNDFFAAIAFLMQHPHSTGKVGITGFCYGGGVANAAAVAYPELAAAVPFYGRQPPAKEVERIQAPLLLHYAELDTRINEGWPEYEAALKAAGKHYEAWIYPGVNHGFHNDSTPRYDRKAAELAWDRTIAWFHRYLA, encoded by the coding sequence ATGGCACATTTGACCGCAGAAGACTTTCCGCAAGAGCTGCTGGAGCTTTACGATTATTACGCTCACGGCATGTTGAGCAAACGCGAATTTCTTTCGCAGGCGGCGAAATATGCCATTGGCGGCCTGACGGCGGCCAGCCTGCTTTCCCTGCTCAGCCCCAACTATGCCTTAGCGGAGCAGGTGGCGTTTACCGATCCTGATATCCATGCCGAATACCTGCGTTATCCGTCGCCGAACGGCCATCAGTCGGTGCGCGGGTATTTTGTGCGTCCGACGGCGAGCCGGGAGAAAATGCCGGCGGTGGTAGTGGTGCATGAAAATCGCGGGCTGAATCCCTATATCGAAGATGTGGCGCGCCGCGTGGCGAAAGCGGGCTTTATCGCGCTGGCGCCGGATGGGCTCAGCTCAGTCGGCGGCTACCCAGGCAATGATGATAAGGGACGCGAGCTGCAACAGCAGGTCGATCAGACCAAACTGATGAATGACTTTTTCGCCGCGATCGCGTTTTTGATGCAGCATCCGCACTCTACCGGCAAGGTCGGCATTACCGGTTTCTGCTACGGCGGCGGCGTGGCGAATGCGGCGGCGGTCGCTTATCCCGAACTGGCGGCTGCGGTGCCGTTTTACGGTCGTCAGCCGCCAGCGAAAGAGGTGGAGCGCATTCAGGCGCCGCTGCTGTTGCACTATGCGGAGCTGGATACGCGCATCAATGAAGGCTGGCCGGAATATGAAGCGGCGCTAAAGGCGGCGGGCAAGCATTATGAAGCCTGGATCTATCCCGGCGTGAATCACGGTTTTCACAACGATTCCACGCCGCGCTATGATCGTAAGGCGGCGGAGCTGGCGTGGGATCGCACTATTGCCTGGTTCCATCGCTATCTGGCTTAA
- a CDS encoding helix-turn-helix domain-containing protein produces the protein MGETQKTQYIQDLIAWIEDNLTEELNIDTIAQKSGYSKWHMQRLFKEMTGQTVAAYARKRRLTKSAMALRLTRLSLIDIAVRYGFDTQQNFTRAFRKHFSLTPHAWRYASELNTAAFHSRFDPSRHHHSEPELLTLPDRVVYGERQTWPCLYGEFVEDKQEILTQYLTEFVRENKGSRAQGFITLEFAPCAERKEYHLVTLMRGLEQREGEYSLQAQRDILPGGLWLKLPFQGHPRHFSAFISEVYYHHLAQPGLARRPGAELQTFDLARCRPDWLEGHFYIPVSFHLPAGVPLAS, from the coding sequence ATGGGCGAAACGCAGAAAACGCAGTACATTCAGGATCTCATCGCGTGGATTGAAGACAATCTTACAGAGGAGCTGAATATCGATACCATCGCGCAAAAATCAGGCTATTCAAAATGGCATATGCAGCGGCTGTTTAAGGAGATGACCGGCCAGACCGTCGCCGCCTACGCCCGAAAACGCCGCCTGACCAAATCCGCCATGGCGCTGCGTCTGACACGCCTGTCGCTAATCGATATCGCCGTGCGCTACGGTTTTGACACGCAGCAGAATTTCACCCGCGCGTTTCGCAAACATTTTTCTTTAACGCCGCATGCCTGGCGTTACGCCAGCGAGCTGAATACCGCGGCGTTTCATAGCCGCTTCGACCCGTCGCGTCATCATCACAGCGAGCCGGAACTGTTAACGTTGCCGGATCGCGTTGTTTATGGCGAACGACAGACCTGGCCCTGTTTATATGGTGAGTTCGTTGAGGATAAGCAGGAAATCCTGACGCAATATTTGACCGAGTTTGTGCGGGAAAATAAGGGCAGCCGGGCGCAGGGATTTATTACACTGGAATTCGCTCCCTGCGCGGAACGCAAAGAGTACCATCTGGTGACCTTAATGCGCGGTCTGGAGCAGCGCGAGGGAGAATATTCCTTACAGGCGCAGCGCGACATTTTACCGGGCGGTTTATGGCTAAAGCTGCCTTTTCAAGGCCACCCACGTCATTTCAGCGCCTTTATTAGTGAAGTTTATTATCACCACCTGGCGCAGCCGGGTTTGGCGCGTCGTCCGGGCGCCGAGCTACAGACGTTCGATCTCGCCCGCTGCCGTCCCGACTGGCTGGA